One window of Oryza brachyantha chromosome 12, ObraRS2, whole genome shotgun sequence genomic DNA carries:
- the LOC102712681 gene encoding E3 ubiquitin-protein ligase UPL2-like: protein MAAAAMAAHRASFPLRLQQILSGSRAVSPSIKVESEPPAKVKAFIDRVISIPLHDIAIPLSGFRWEFNKGNFHHWKPLFMHFDTYFKTHISSRKDLLLSDDMAEGDPLPKNTILQILRVMQIVLENCQNKTSFSGLEHFRLLLASSDPEIVVAALETLAALVKINPSKLHMNGKLINCGAINNHLLSLAQGWGSKEEGLGLYSCVVANERNQQEGLCLFPADMENKYDGTQHRLGSTLHFEYNLAPVQDPDQSSDKTKPSNLCVIHIPDLHLQKEDDLSILKQCIDKFNVPLEHRFSLFTRIRYAHAFNSPRTCRLYSRISLLAFIVLVQSSDAHDELTSFFTNEPEYINELIRLVRSEEFVPGPIRALAMLALGAQLAAYASSHERARILSGSSIISAGGNRMVLLSVLQKAISSLSSPNDTSSPLIVDALLQFFLLHVLSSSSSGTTVRGSGMVPPLLPLLQDNDPSHMHLVCLAVKTLQKLMEYSSPAVSLFKDLGGVELLSQRLHVEVQRVIGVDSHNSMVVGDALKSEEDHLYSQKRLIKALLKALGSATYSPANPSRSQSSNDNSLPISLSLIFQNVEKFGGDIYFSAVTVMSEIIHKDPTCFPSLKELGLPDAFLSSVSAGVIPSCKALICVPNGLGAICLNNQGLEAVRETSALRFLVDTFTSRKYLIPMNEGVVLLANAVEELLRHVQSLRSTGVDIIIEIINKLSAPREDKGNELASSDERTEMETDAEGRDLVSAMDSCVDGTNDEQFSHLSIFHVMVLVHRTMENSETCRLFVEKGGLQALLTLLLRPSITQSSGGMPIALHSTMVFKGFTQHHSTPLARAFCSSLKEHLKNALQELDTVANSSEVAKLGKGAIPSLFVVEFLLFLAASKDNRWMNALLTEFGDGSRDVLEDIGRVHREVLWQISLFEEKKVEPEASSPLATDSQQDTALGDVDDNRYTSFRQYLDPLLRRRGSGWNIESQVSDLINIYRDIGRAAGDSQRYPSAGLPSSSSQDQPTSSSDASSSTKSEEDKKKSEHSSCCDMMRSLSYHINHLFMELGKAMLLTSRRENSPVNLSASVVSVASSVASIVLEHLNFEGHTISSEREIIVSTKCRYLGKVVEFIDGILLDRPESCNPIMLNSFYCRGVIQAILTTFEATSELLFSMNRLPSSPMETDSKSVKEEKETDSSWIYGPLSSYGAILDHLVTSSFILSSSTRQLLEQPIFSGNTRFPQDAEKFMKLLQSKVLKTVLPIWAHPQFPECNVELISSVTSIMRHVYSGVEVKNTVINTGARLAGPPPDENAISLIVEMGFSRARAEEALRQVGTNSVEIATDWLFSHPEEPQEDDELARALAMSLGNSDTSAQEEDGKSNDLELEEETVQLPPIDEVLSSCLRLLQSKETLAFPVRDMLLTMSSQNDGQNRVKVLTYLIDHLKNCLMSSDPLKSTALSALFHVLALILHGDTAAREVASKAGLVKVALNLLCSWELEPRQGEISDVPNWVTSCFLSIDRMLQLDPKLPDVTELDVLRKDNSNTQTSVVIDDSKKRESETSSSTGLLDLEDQKQLLKICCKCIQKQLPSATMHAILQLCATLTKLHAAAISFLESGGLHALLSLPTSSLFSGFNSVASTIIRHILEDPHTLQQAMELEIRHSLVTAANRHANPRVTPRNFVQNLAFVVYRDPVIFMKAAQAVCQIEMVGDRPYVVLLKDREKEKNKEKEKDKPADKDKAAGAATKMTSGDMALGSPVSSQGKQTDLNAKNVKSNRKPPQSFVTVIEYLLDLVMSFIPPPRAEDRPDGESGTASSADMDIDSSSVKGKGKAVAVTTEESKHAVQEATASLAKTAFVLKLLTDVLLTYASSIQVVLRHDADLSNTRGLNRTGISSGGVFNHILQHFLPHSAKQKKERKADGDWRYKLATRANQFLVASSIRSAEGRKRIFSEICSIFVDFTDSPTGCKPPILRMNAYVDLLNDILSARSPTGSSLSSESAVTFVEVGLVQYLSKTLEVIDLDHPDSAKIVTSIVKALEVVTKEHVHSADLNSKGENSSKVVSDQGNLDPSSNRFQALDTPQPTEMVTDHREAFNAVQTSQSSDSVADEMDHDRDLDGGFARDGEDDFMHEIAEDGTPNESTMEIRFEIPRNREDDMADDDDDSDEDMSADDGEEVDEDEDEDEENNNLEEDDAHQMSHPDTDQDDREMDEEEFDEDLLEEDDDEDEDEEGVILRLEEGINGINVFDHIEVFGGGSNNLSGDTLRVMPLDIFGTRRQGRSTSIYNLLGRAGDHGVFDHPLLEEPSSVLHLPQQRQQENLVEMAFSDRNHENSSSRLDAIFRSLRSSRSGHRFNMWLDDGPQRTGSAAPAVPEGIEELLVSQLRRPTPEQPDDQPAGGIQENDQSNQQHLNGSETEAREEAPTEQNENNENAVTLATRPELDGSESTGPEPHSDALQREVSGASEHVTEMQYERSDAVVRDVEAVSQASSGSGATLGESLRSLEVEIGSVEGHDDGDRHGASDRLPLGDSQAASRSRRPSGSIVPGSSRDISLESVSEVPQNQNQEADQNTDEGDQEPNRATDTDSIDPTFLEALPEDLRAEVLSSRQNQVTQTSNEQPQNDGDIDPEFLAALPPDIREEVLAQQRAQRLQQSQELEGQPVEMDAVSIIATFPSEIREEVLLTSPDTLLATLTPALVAEANMLRERFAHRYHSGSLFGMNSRGRRGESSRRGDIIGSSLDRNAGDSSRQPSSKPIETEGSPLVDKDALKALIRLLRVVQPLYKGQLQRLLLNLCAHRESRKSLVQILVDMLMLDLQGSSKKSIDATEPPFRLYGCHANITYSRPQSTDGVPPLVSRRVLETLTYLARNHPNVAKLLLFLEFPCPPTCHAETPDQRRGKAVLMEGDSEQNAFALVLLLTLLNQPLYMRSVAHLEQLLNLLEVVMLNAENEITQAKLEAASEKPPGPENAMQDAQEGANAAGSSGSKSNTEDSSKSPPVDSESSLQKVLHSLPQGELRLLCSLLAHDGLSDNAYLLVAEVLKKIVALAPFFCCHFINELAHSMQNLTLCAMKELHLYEDSEKALLSTSSANGTAILRVVQALSSLVTTLQERKDSDHPAEKDHSDALSQISEINTALDALWLELSNCISKIESSSEYASNLSPASANTATLTTGVAPPLPAGTQNILPYIESFFVTCEKLRPGQPDAVQEASTSDMEDASTSSGGQKSSGSHANLDEKHNAFVKFSEKHRRLLNAFIRQNPGLLEKSFSLMLKIPRLIEFDNKRAYFRSKIKHQHDHHHSPVRISVRRAYILEDSYNQLRMRSPLDLKGRLTVHFQGEEGIDAGGLTREWYQLLSRVIFDKGALLFTTVGNDLTFQPNPNSVYQTEHLSYFKFVGRVVGKALFDGQLLDVHFTRSFYKHILGVKVTYHDIEAIDPAYFKNLKWMLENDISDVLDLSFSMDADEEKRILYEKAEVTDYELIPGGRNIKVTEENKHEYVNRVAEHRLTTAIRPQINAFMEGFNELIPEELISIFNDKELELLISGLPDIDLDDLKANTEYSGYSIASPVIQWFWEIVQGFSKEDKARFLQFVTGTSKVPLEGFSALQGISGPQRFQIHKAYGSTNHLPSAHTCFNQLDLPEYTSKEQLQERLLLAIHEANEGFGFG, encoded by the exons atggcggcggcggccatggcggcgcacAGGGCCAGCTTCCCGCTCCGGCTGCAGCAGATCCTGTCCGGGAGCCGCGCCGTGTCGCCGTCGATCAAGGTGGAGTCCGAGCCG CCAGCAAAAGTTAAAGCATTTATTGATCGTGTAATCAGTATTCCACTACATGACATTGCTATACCACTTTCAGGCTTCCGCTGGGAGTTTAATAAG GGAAATTTCCACCATTGGAAGCCTCTTTTTATGCATTTTGATACATATTTCAAGACGCACATTTCTTCAAGGAAGGATCTTCTTTTATCTGATGATATGGCTGAGGGTGATCCTTTGCCTAAAAATACGATCCTACAAATTCTGAGAGTAATGCAGATTGTTTTGGAAAATTGCCAGAACAAAACATCATTCTCTGGTCTTGAG CATTTTAGGCTTCTGCTGGCATCATCAGACCCTGAGATAGTAGTGGCTGCGTTAGAAACACTTGCTGCATTGGTTAAAATAAACCCTTCGAAGTTGCATATGAATGGGAAGTTGATAAATTGTGGAGCTATAAACAACCATCTTCTATCATTGGCCCAAGGATGGGGTAGCAAGGAGGAAGGTCTGGGCTTATATTCTTGTGTTGTGGCAAATGAGAGAAACCAGCAGGAGGGTTTGTGCTTATTCCCAGCAGACATGGAGAACAAATATGATGGAACACAGCACCGTCTCGGCTCAACTCTTCATTTTGAATATAATTTAGCACCTGTCCAAGATCCTGATCAATCCAGTGACaagactaaaccatctaatctgtGTGTGATACATATCCCAGATTTGCACCTTCAGAAGGAAGATGATTTGAGCATATTGAAGCAATGCATTGATAAGTTTAATGTGCCTTTAGAGCACAGATTTTCCTTGTTTACAAGGATAAGATATGCCCATGCCTTTAACTCGCCAAGGACATGTAGGTTATATAGCCGCATAAGTCTTCTTGCTTTCATTGTTCTTGTGCAATCCAGCGATGCCCATGATGAACTCACATCTTTTTTTACAAATGAGCCAGAGTACATAAATGAGTTAATCAGGCTTGTCCGCTCAGAGGAATTTGTTCCTGGACCCATACGAGCACTGGCTATGCTTGCACTGGGAGCACAGTTAGCAGCTTATGCATCATCCCATGAGCGAGCTCGGATACTTAGTGGCTCAAGTATCATATCTGCTGGTGGAAATCGGATGGTCTTGCTCAGTGTTCTGCAAAAAGCTATATCATCACTAAGTAGCCCTAATGATACATCATCTCCGTTAATTGTTGATGCCCTTCTGCAGTTCTTTCTGCTCCATGTGCTATCTTCTTCGAGTTCTGGGACCACTGTTCGGGGTTCAGGGATGGTTCCGCCACTCTTGCCCCTTTTGCAAGATAATGATCCTTCCCACATGCATCTTGTCTGTTTGGCAGTGAAGACACTTCAAAAGTTGATGGAGTACAGCAGCCCTGCTGTTTCTCTATTTAAAGATTTGGGTGGTGTAGAACTTTTGTCCCAGAGGTTACACGTGGAGGTGCAGCGTGTTATTGGTGTTGACAGTCATAATTCAATGGTTGTTGGTGATGCATTGAAATCAGAAGAGGATCATCTCTACTCTCAGAAGAGATTGATTAAGGCTTTGCTCAAGGCATTGGGGTCTGCTACATATTCTCCTGCAAATCCTTCTCGTTCTCAAAGCTCCAATGACAATTCTTTGCCCATCTCACTTTCCCTTATATTTCAGAATGTTGAAAAGTTTGGTGGtgacatttatttttcagcagtTACTGTTATGAGTGAGATAATTCACAAGGATCCTACATGCTTTCCTTCTTTGAAGGAACTTGGTCTTCCAGATGCTTTTCTGTCGTCAGTGAGTGCTGGGGTAATACCGTCTTGTAAAGCTCTTATTTGTGTTCCTAATGGTCTGGGTGCTATATGCCTTAATAACCAAGGACTTGAGGCTGTCAGGGAAACCTCTGCTCTGCGTTTTCTTGTTGACACATTCACCAGCAGGAAGTACTTGATACCAATGAATGAAGGTGTTGTCCTTTTAGCTAATGCAGTAGAAGAGCTTCTTCGTCATGTGCAGTCCCTAAGAAGTACTGGTGTTGACATCATTattgaaataattaacaaaCTTTCTGCACCTCGTGAAGACAAGGGCAATGAACTAGCCAGTTCTGATGAAAGAACAGAAATGGAGACTGATGCGGAAGGACGTGATTTGGTAAGTGCTATGGATTCCTGTGTGGATGGCACTAATGATGAGCAATTTTCTCATCTGAGCATTTTCCATGTGATGGTTTTGGTGCATCGGACAATGGAGAACTCCGAAACCTGCCGGTTATTTGTGGAGAAAGGAGGCCTGCAAGCACTTTTGACACTCCTGTTGCGACCTAGCATTACCCAGTCATCAGGAGGAATGCCTATTGCTTTGCATAGCACCATGGTGTTTAAGGGCTTTACTCAGCATCACTCTACTCCACTTGCACGTGCATTTTGCTCTTCCTTAAAGGAGCATTTAAAGAATGCCTTGCAGGAACTTGATACAGTTGCAAACTCAAGTGAAGTGGCAAAATTAGGAAAAGGAGCAATTCCATCtctttttgttgttgagtTCCTACTCTTCCTGGCGGCATCCAAAGATAATCGCTGGATGAATGCTCTACTCACAGAATTTGGAGATGGAAGTAGGGATGTCCTAGAAGATATTGGACGAGTACACCGGGAAGTGCTTTGGCAAATTTCActttttgaagaaaagaaagttgAGCCTGAAGCTAGTTCTCCTTTAGCAACTGACTCCCAGCAAGACACTGCTTTGGGGGATGTTGATGATAATAGATACACATCCTTCAGGCAATATCTTGATCCTCTTTTAAGGCGAAGGGGCTCTGGTTGGAATATTGAATCACAGGTGTCTGACCTCATTAATATCTACCGTGATATTGGTCGTGCAGCTGGTGACTCTCAGAGATATCCTAGTGCAGGGTTGCCCTCAAGTTCTTCTCAAGACCAGCCTACCAGTTCATCTGATGCAAGTTCTAGCACAAAATCAGAAGAGGACAAGAAAAAGTCTGAGCATTCATCCTGCTGTGACATGATGAGGTCACTCTCTTACCACATCAACCATCTTTTCATGGAGCTTGGGAAAGCAATGCTTCTTACATCTCGTCGGGAGAACAGTCCTGTAAATTTATCTGCATCAGTTGTATCTGTTGCTAGCAGTGTTGCATCTATTGTGTTGGAGCACCTCAATTTTGAGGGGCACACAATTAGTTCTGAAAGAGAGATTATTGTTTCCACAAAGTGCCGATACCTTGGGAAGGTGGTTGAATTCATTGATGGTATATTGTTAGACAGGCCAGAATCATGCAACCCAATCATGCTGAACTCATTTTATTGCCGTGGTGTTATTCAGGCTATTTTAACCACATTTGAAGCTACCAGTGAGTTGCTCTTTTCTATGAACAGGCTGCCATCATCGCCTATGGAGACGGACAGTAAGAGTGtgaaggaagagaaagagacaGATTCGTCATGGATATATGGTCCACTCTCCAGCTATGGTGCAATTCTGGACCATCTAGTGACATCATCATTTATTCTCTCTTCCTCAACAAGACAATTACTGGAGCAGCCTATTTTTAGTGGAAATACCAGGTTTCCCCAAGATGCAGAAAAGTTCATGAAGCTGCTTCAGTCAAAAGTTCTGAAGACTGTTCTTCCCATCTGGGCCCATCCTCAATTTCCAGAATGTAATGTTGAGTTAATTAGTTCAGTCACATCTATCATGAGGCATGTTTACTCTGGGGTTGAAGTGAAAAACACTGTTATCAATACTGGTGCCCGTTTGGCTGGTCCACCCCCTGATGAGAATGCAATTTCTCTGATTGTAGAGATGGGCTTTTCTCGTGCCAGAGCTGAGGAAGCACTCAGACAAGTTGGAACGAACAGTGTTGAAATTGCAACTGATTGGTTATTCTCACACCCAGAGGAACCACAAGAGGATGATGAACTTGCTCGAGCTCTTGCAATGTCTTTAGGAAATTCTGATACATCTGCACAGGAGGAAGATGGCAAATCGAATGATCTAGAACTTGAAGAAGAAACTGTTCAGCTGCCTCCCATAGATGAAGTATTATCTTCATGTCTTAGGCTTCTGCAGTCAAAGGAAACATTAGCTTTCCCTGTTCGGGACATGCTTTTGACTATGAGCTCACAGAATGATGGCCAAAATCGAGTAAAGGTCCTTACATATTTGATTGATCACCTGAAAAACTGTCTGATGTCATCTGATCCTTTAAAGAGCACTGCGTTGTCTGCTCTTTTTCATGTCCTTGCTTTGATTCTCCATGGAGACACTGCAGCCCGGGAAGTTGCTTCAAAGGCTGGTCTTGTCAAGGTTGCTTTGAACCTGCTGTGCAGCTGGGAGTTGGAGCCAAGGCAAGGTGAGATAAGTGATGTTCCAAATTGGGTTACTTCATGCTTTCTTTCTATTGATAGAATGCTCCAGTTGGATCCGAAGTTGCCAGATGTTACTGAACTTGATGTACTTAGAAAGGACAATTCAAACACACAAACATCAGTAGTGATTGATGACAGCAAGAAAAGGGAATCAGAAACTTCATCAAGTACAGGGTTATTGGACTTGGAGGACCAGAAGCAACTCTTGAAGATTTGCTGTAAATGCATTCAGAAGCAGTTGCCTTCTGCTACCATGCATGCCATTCTTCAGTTGTGTGCCACGTTAACTAAACTTCATGCTGCTGCAATAAGTTTTCTTGAGTCTGGTGGCCTGCATGCATTGCTAAGTTTGCCCACAAGTAGCTTGTTTTCTGGATTCAACAGTGTGGCTTCTACAATCATTCGTCATATTTTGGAAGATCCTCATACTCTTCAGCAAGCAATGGAGTTAGAGATACGCCACAGTCTTGTCACAGCTGCTAATCGTCATGCGAATCCGAGGGTTACACCACGCAATTTTGTCCAGAATTTGGCGTTTGTTGTATATAGAGACCCTGTTATATTTATGAAAGCTGCACAAGCTGTGTGCCAGATTGAGATGGTGGGCGATAGACcatatgttgttttgttgaAGGAccgtgaaaaagaaaaaaacaaggaaaaagagaaggaCAAGCCTGCTGATAAGGATAAAGCAGCAGGTGCAGCCACAAAGATGACTTCAGGAGACATGGCTTTAGGATCTCCTGTAAGTTCTCAAGGGAAACAGACTGATCTGAATGCAAAGAATGTGAAATCTAATCGCAAACCTCCACAAAGTTTTGTCACTGTTATTGAGTATCTGCTAGATCTGGTTATGTCCTTCATTCCTCCACCTAGAGCAGAGGATCGACCTGATGGTGAATCTGGTACTGCATCATCTGCAGACATGGATATTGATAGTAGCTCAGTAAAAGGCAAAGGTAAAGCTGTTGCTGTCACAACTGAAGAGTCCAAGCATGCAGTCCAAGAGGCTACTGCATCTCTCGCTAAAACTGCATTTGTTCTGAAGCTATTAACAGATGTTCTTCTGACCTATGCATCATCCATTCAAGTTGTTCTTCGCCATGATGCTGATTTGAGCAACACCCGTGGTCTTAACCGGACTGGCATAAGCAGTGGTGGGGTTTTCAATCATATCTTGCAGCATTTCCTTCCACATTCTGCAAagcaaaagaaagagaggaaagcTGATGGTGATTGGAGGTATAAATTGGCAACGAGAGCTAATCAATTCTTGGTGGCTTCATCTATTCGGTCTGCAGAAGGTAGAAAAAGGATCTTTTCTGAAATCTGCAGCATATTTGTTGATTTCACGGACTCCCCTACTGGTTGCAAACCCCCAATATTAAGGATGAATGCATATGTTGATTTGCTTAATGATATTCTGTCAGCCCGCTCACCAACTGGCTCATCCTTGTCATCGGAATCTGCAGTTACTTTTGTTGAAGTTGGTCTTGTTCAGTATTTATCAAAAACACTTGAAGTTATAGATTTGGATCACCCTGATTCAGCAAAGATTGTAACTTCTATTGTTAAGGCCCTTGAGGTCGTTACAAAGGAGCATGTTCATTCGGCAGATTTGAATTCCAAAGGGGAGAACTCATCAAAGGTTGTGTCTGACCAGGGCAATCTAGATCCATCGTCAAATAGGTTCCAAGCTCTTGACACACCCCAGCCTACTGAAATGGTTACTGATCATAGGGAAGCTTTCAATGCTGTTCAAACTTCACAAAGTTCAGACTCAGTGGCTGATGAGATGGACCATGACCGTGATCTGGATGGAGGATTTGCTCGTGATGGTGAAGATGACTTTATGCATGAGATTGCTGAAGATGGAACTCCAAATGAGTCCACAATGGAAATCAGATTTGAAATTCCACGAAATAGAGAGGATGATAtggctgatgatgatgatgacagtGATGAGGATATGTCAGCTGATGATGGTGAGGAGGTTGATGAAGATgaggatgaagatgaagagaACAACAACTTGGAGGAGGACGATGCCCATCAGATGTCTCATCCTGACACAGATCAGGATGACCGTGAGATGGATGAAGAGGAGTTTGATGAAGATCTGctagaagaagatgatgatgaggatgaGGATGAGGAAGGAGTCATCCTTCGCCTAGAGGAGGGTATTAACGGAATTAATGTGTTTGACCATATTGAGGTTTTTGGGGGTGGAAGCAACAATTTGTCTGGGGATACACTACGTGTGATGCCGTTAGACATTTTTGGAACAAGACGGCAAGGTCGTAGTACATCCATATACAACCTTCTTGGGAGAGCAGGTGATCATGGTGTTTTTGACCACCCACTCTTGGAGGAGCCCTCTTCAGTATTACATCTTCCACAACAGAGACAACAAG aAAACTTAGTTGAGATGGCCTTCTCTGATCGGAATCATGAGAATAGTTCTTCCCGTCTGGATGCAATTTTCCGGAGCCTGCGAAGTAGCCGGAGTGGGCACCGTTTTAATATGTGGCTAGATGATGGTCCCCAGCGCACTGGATCAGCCGCTCCTGCAGTACCTGAAGGCATTGAAGAGCTGCTGGTCTCTCAGTTGAGGCGGCCTACTCCTGAACAACCTGACGACCAGCCTGCTGGTGGCATTCAAGAAAATGATCAATCCAATCAGCAACATTTGAATGGGTCGGAAACTGAGGCAAGAGAAGAAGCACCAACAgaacaaaatgaaaacaatgaaaatGCAGTTACTCTGGCTACAAGGCCTGAGTTAGATGGTTCTGAAAGTACTGGTCCTGAACCTCACAGTGATGCACTTCAAAGAGAGGTGTCTGGTGCAAGTGAGCATGTCACAGAGATGCAATATGAACGTAGTGATGCTGTAGTACGTGATGTAGAAGCTGTCAGCCAGGCAAGCAGTGGTAGCGGTGCTACTTTAGGGGAAAGCCTTAGAAGTTTAGAGGTGGAGATAGGAAGTGTTGAAGGGCATGATGATGGCGATCGGCATGGGGCTTCAGACAGGCTACCTTTGGGTGATTCACAGGCAGCTTCCCGATCAAGGAGGCCATCTGGAAGCATTGTTCCAGGTAGCAGCAGAGATATATCTCTGGAGAGTGTCAGCGAGGTTCCTCAAAATCAAAACCAAGAAGCTGATCAGAACACTGATGAGGGGGATCAGGAGCCTAACAGAGCTACTGACACTGACTCAATTGATCCTACATTTTTGGAGGCTCTTCCAGAGGATTTACGGGCTGAAGTTCTTTCTTCGCGTCAAAATCAAGTGACCCAGACTTCTAATGAACAACCTCAGAATGATGGGGATATTGATCCTGAGTTCCTTGCTGCACTTCCTCCTGATATACGAGAAGAAGTTCTAGCCCAACAACGTGCACAAAGGTTGCAACAGTCACAAGAATTAGAAGGACAGCCCGTTGAAATGGATGCTGTTTCAATTATCGCAACATTCCCTTCAGAAATTCGGGAGGAG GTGCTTTTAACATCTCCAGATACCTTGCTGGCTACACTGACACCTGCACTAGTTGCTGAAGCCAATATGTTACGGGAGAGATTTGCTCATCGGTATCATAGTGGCTCCCTTTTTGGTATGAACTCCAGGGGCAGGAGAGGTGAGTCCTCTCGACGTGGTGACATAATCGGCTCAAGCCTTGATAGAAATGCTGGTGATTCCTCTCGACAACCAAGTAGCAAGCCAATTGAAACGGAAGGATCTCCTCTTGTTGACAAGGATGCTCTTAAAGCTCTTATTAGGCTGCTTCGAGTTGTTCAG CCTCTATACAAAGGTCAATTGCAGAGGCTTCTCTTGAACCTTTGTGCTCATAGGGAAAGCAGGAAGTCCTTGGTTCAAATTCTAGTGGACATGCTTATGCTTGATCTGCAGGGCTCTTCGAAGAAATCAATTGATGCAACTGAGCCACCATTTAGGCTATATGGGTGCCATGCAAACATCACGTATTCACGCCCTCAATCCACGGATG GCGTGCCTCCATTAGTTTCTCGTCGTGTTCTTGAAACTCTTACATACTTGGCAAGAAATCATCCGAACGTGGCTAAACTCTTGCTATTTCTTGAGTTCCCTTGCCCACCAACTTGCCATGCTGAAACACCCGATCAGAGACGCGGCAAGGCTGTTCTTATGGAAGGTGACAGTGAACAGAATGCGTTTGCACTTGTCCTACTTTTAACTTTATTGAATCAGCCACTCTATATGAGGAGTGTAGCTCATCTTGAACAG TTACTAAACCTTCTCGAAGTTGTCATGCTCAATGCTGAGAATGAAATTACACAAGCTAAGCTGGAAGCGGCATCTGAAAAACCACCTGGACCTGAGAATGCAATGCAAGATGCCCAAGAGGGCGCAAATGCTGCTGGATCATCTGGATCCAAGTCCAATACTGAGGATAGTAGCAAATCCCCTCCAGTTGACAGCGAAAGTAGCCTGCAAAAGGTTCTGCATAGTCTTCCCCAGGGAGAGCTTAGACTACTATGTTCACTGCTTGCACATGATGG GTTGTCAGACAATGCATATCTCCTTGTAGCAGAAGTTCTGAAAAAGATTGTAGCTCTGGCTCCATTCTTCTGTTGCCATTTCATAAATGAACTTGCACACTCAATGCAAAATTTGACGCTTTGTGCAATGAAGGAGCTTCACTTGTACGAGGACTCTGAAAAAGCTCTTCTTAGCACATCATCAGCAAATGGGACTGCAATTCTTAGAGTTGTGCAGGCTTTGAGTTCTCTTGTGACCACTCTGCAAGAGAGAAAGGATTCGGATCATCCTGCTGAAAAGGATCATTCTGATGCATTATCCCAGATTTCTGAAATTAACACGGCATTGGATGCATTATGGTTGGAGCTGAGTAATTGCATAAGCAAAATAGAGAGCTCTTCGGAATACGCATCGAATCTGAGTCCTGCTTCTGCAAATACAGCTACATTGACCACAGGTGTAGCACCTCCGTTGCCAGCTGGAACTCAGAATATATTACCATACATTGAATCATTTTTCGTGACATGTGAGAAGTTACGCCCTGGGCAACCTGACGCTGTTCAAGAAGCTTCAACATCTGACATGGAGGATGCATCAACTTCTAGTGGTGGGCAGAAATCATCTGGAAGCCATGCCAATCTTGATGAGAAGCACAATGCTTTCGTTAAATTCTCGGAAAAACACAGAAGATTGTTGAACGCATTTATCCGTCAGAATCCTGGGCTACTGGAGAAGTCATTCTCTCTAATGTTGAAAATCCCTCGGTTGATTGAATTTGACAACAAACGTGCATATTTCCGGTCTAAAATTAAGCACCAGCATGATCATCATCATAGCCCTGTTAGAATTTCTGTGCGACGGGCATACATTCTGGAGGACTCATATAACCAGCTTAGGATGCGCTCACCACTGGATTTGAAGGGTAGACTGACTGTTCATTTCCAAGGTGAAGAAGGCATTGATGCGGGTGGACTAACAAGAGAATGGTATCAGCTGCTATCACGAGTTATTTTTGATAAGGGCGCCCTTCTATTTACGACTGTTGGAAATGATTTGACATTTCAACCAAACCCTAACTCCGTTTATCAGACTGAACATCTCTcatatttcaaatttgttGGGCGAGTG GTTGGTAAAGCTCTATTCGATGGCCAACTTTTGGATGTCCATTTTACGAGATCTTTCTACAAGCACATATTAGGTGTCAAGGTTACTTACCATGACATTGAAGCAATTGATCCTGcgtatttcaaaaatttgaaatgGATGCTTGAG AATGACATAAGTGATGTTTTGGATCTCTCCTTCAGCATGGATGCAGATGAAGAGAAGCGGATATTATATGAGAAAGCAGAG GTGACTGATTATGAGTTGATTCCTGGAGGCCGAAACATTAAGGTGACAGAGGAGAACAAGCATGAATATGTGAACCGGGTTGCAGAACACCGTTTAACCACTGCTATTAGACCTCAAATCAATGCTTTTATGGAGGGATTTAATGAGCTTATCCCTGAGGAGCTGATATCAATCTTTAACGACAAAGAGCTTGAACTGCTAATCAGTGGACTCCCAGACATTGACT TggacgatctaaaagcaaatacaGAATATTCTGGCTACAGTATAGCTTCTCCAGTCATTCAGTGGTTCTGGGAGATTGTCCAAGGGTTCAGCAAGGAGGACAAAGCCCGATTCCTTCAATTTGTTACTGGCACATCAAAG GTACCTCTGGAAGGTTTTAGTGCACTCCAAGGAATATCTGGACCGCAACGATTCCAGATACACAAGGCCTACGGAAGCACCAACCATCTGCCTTCAGCTCATACCTG CTTTAACCAACTAGACCTGCCTGAGTACACATCGAAAGAGCAGCTCCAGGAGAGATTGCTATTAGCTATTCATGAGGCAAATGAAGGTTTTGGATTCGGTTAA